A region of Photobacterium sanguinicancri DNA encodes the following proteins:
- a CDS encoding ABC transporter ATP-binding protein, with translation MTIQFSDFSFKYWALEQPTLKNINLTIKKGEKVVIIGPSGSGKSTLGHCLNGLIPHSIKGETTGNLTLNEQDIAKLDLHHCTNMVGTVLQDTDGQFVGLSIGEDIAFALENQMVEQAEMHRIVENTAKMLDLDTMLELSPFDLSGGQKQRVSLAGVMVDDVDILLFDEPLASLDPQTGKQAIEIIDQLHRDTGKTVVIIEHRLEDVLHRHVDRIILMNRGEIVADMTPDALIASPLLQQHGIREPLYISALKAAGCEITEADKPAYFSTLMLDKFAPRVNEWFAKQTAPVATEATAPLLEVENLSYSYDGERQTLEDVSFTLNKGEFVSILGKNGSGKSTITRLIMGVLEPDSGSMSFNGEDLSTLSIFERAQKIGIVLQNPNHMISHHMIFDEIASGLRNRGMAEVEVERRVHDVLKLCGLYRLRHWPIEALSYGQKKRVTIATILVLEPELLILDEPTAGQDYHHYTAMMTFIRELNEKLGITILIISHDMHLVLEYTQRAIVIADSKRLADQAVNEIFSQPALLEQANLNVTSLYTLGKALGISRLDDFIRCFIEHEAQTK, from the coding sequence ATGACCATCCAGTTTTCTGATTTCTCGTTCAAGTACTGGGCGTTAGAACAGCCGACCTTAAAAAATATTAACCTGACTATTAAGAAAGGTGAAAAGGTTGTCATCATTGGCCCAAGCGGAAGCGGCAAATCAACATTAGGTCATTGCCTGAATGGTTTAATCCCCCACTCTATTAAAGGGGAAACGACGGGTAATCTTACGCTAAATGAACAAGACATCGCCAAACTAGATTTGCACCATTGCACCAATATGGTCGGTACTGTATTGCAAGACACCGATGGTCAATTTGTTGGTTTAAGTATTGGTGAAGATATTGCGTTCGCTCTCGAAAACCAAATGGTTGAACAAGCAGAGATGCACCGCATTGTTGAGAACACGGCTAAGATGCTTGATCTCGATACCATGCTGGAACTGTCACCATTCGACTTAAGTGGCGGCCAAAAACAGCGAGTATCGCTTGCAGGCGTAATGGTTGATGATGTCGATATTCTACTATTCGATGAACCACTAGCTAGCCTTGACCCTCAAACGGGTAAGCAAGCCATTGAGATTATTGATCAGCTACACCGTGATACAGGTAAAACAGTCGTTATCATCGAGCACCGCTTGGAAGACGTTCTTCACCGTCATGTTGATCGTATTATTCTGATGAACCGTGGTGAAATCGTCGCTGACATGACACCTGACGCACTGATTGCCAGTCCGCTGTTACAACAGCACGGTATCCGTGAGCCTCTCTATATCTCAGCATTAAAAGCCGCAGGTTGTGAAATCACAGAAGCGGATAAACCCGCTTATTTCTCAACTCTTATGCTTGATAAATTTGCCCCACGTGTAAACGAATGGTTTGCAAAACAAACCGCACCAGTTGCGACAGAAGCCACAGCCCCTCTGCTAGAAGTGGAAAACCTTAGCTATTCCTATGATGGCGAGCGTCAGACACTGGAAGATGTAAGCTTTACTTTAAATAAAGGTGAATTTGTTTCTATCCTAGGTAAAAACGGGTCGGGTAAATCTACCATCACACGTTTAATTATGGGCGTACTTGAACCAGATTCTGGCTCTATGTCTTTCAACGGTGAAGACCTATCTACCCTGTCTATTTTTGAACGTGCTCAGAAAATTGGCATTGTATTGCAAAACCCGAATCATATGATTTCTCATCATATGATTTTTGATGAAATTGCATCAGGTTTACGCAACCGCGGCATGGCTGAAGTAGAAGTAGAGCGTCGTGTGCACGATGTGCTTAAACTATGCGGTTTGTACCGTTTACGTCACTGGCCGATTGAAGCGCTTAGTTATGGTCAGAAAAAACGCGTAACGATTGCGACAATTTTAGTGCTTGAACCAGAGCTATTAATTTTGGATGAACCAACAGCAGGTCAGGATTACCATCACTATACAGCGATGATGACCTTCATCCGTGAGTTAAATGAAAAACTGGGTATCACCATTTTGATCATCTCTCACGACATGCACCTTGTACTGGAATACACCCAGCGCGCCATTGTTATTGCAGATAGCAAGCGCCTTGCTGATCAAGCAGTAAACGAAATATTCAGTCAACCCGCTTTACTTGAGCAAGCCAATCTTAACGTAACGAGCTTATACACGTTAGGCAAAGCACTCGGTATCAGCCGTTTAGATGATTTCATTCGTTGCTTTATCGAGCACGAGGCGCAAACAAAATAA
- a CDS encoding aminotransferase-like domain-containing protein, which produces MTGKKYQHVVQFIREQISSQCYLPDEKLPSIRALSQQLKVSKNTIIRGYEQLEAAGDITPHSRSGFRVSKLNASPKEPQLPPSEVDLIGLSKVILSQPLSPDLVHAGSAHPNTDFPAIRSLYAEIGRHSRYQTHIPSHYQIPPGNETLIKQLVHINQDLGIFTTPNKILITHGAQQAISLSLQAITQPGDVVLVDSPCYFGTLLIIESLKLKAIEVPANPTTGIDLAATEHAINNWPIKAIVINPSYNNPTGYVMPDVARRQFLSVTKNIPIIEDDVFGGLAYQQQPSTLKSLDQQDRVIYCSSLSKTLDSRLRIGWVLAGKYQEAIEQRLLCDNMGSLNLMQSAVGEFLGSGRYRQHLGMIRRTYRRNQRNFTTLFVDALNQHPALVGQFHLSQPEGSFLCWLTLPTNTDTFAIYQQALAMGISILPGSMFGTQGQYNHCIRLSFATFEQNDHWQQGIIQLAEIIASHIISI; this is translated from the coding sequence ATGACAGGTAAGAAATACCAACACGTTGTTCAATTTATTCGTGAGCAAATTAGTAGTCAGTGTTATTTACCTGATGAAAAGTTGCCCTCCATTCGCGCGCTAAGCCAACAACTTAAAGTCAGTAAAAATACGATCATCCGTGGCTACGAACAGTTAGAAGCGGCAGGCGATATTACGCCCCATTCACGATCTGGGTTTCGGGTTAGCAAACTCAATGCATCACCAAAAGAGCCTCAACTTCCCCCCTCTGAAGTTGATCTCATTGGCTTGAGTAAAGTTATTCTTAGTCAGCCACTTAGCCCTGATTTAGTCCATGCAGGATCCGCGCACCCTAATACGGATTTCCCCGCAATTCGTTCTTTATATGCAGAAATAGGTCGCCATAGCCGTTATCAAACCCATATTCCCAGCCATTACCAAATTCCGCCAGGAAACGAAACGCTCATTAAGCAATTGGTTCATATTAATCAAGATCTTGGGATTTTTACTACGCCGAATAAAATTCTAATTACTCATGGGGCGCAGCAGGCAATCAGCTTAAGTTTACAAGCGATAACTCAGCCAGGTGACGTGGTGCTCGTTGACTCACCTTGTTATTTTGGCACTTTGCTGATCATCGAATCGTTAAAACTGAAAGCGATTGAAGTACCAGCAAACCCGACAACAGGGATTGATCTTGCCGCTACAGAGCACGCAATCAATAACTGGCCAATCAAAGCCATTGTAATTAACCCTTCCTATAACAACCCAACAGGCTATGTCATGCCTGATGTCGCACGCCGTCAATTTTTAAGTGTGACAAAGAACATCCCTATTATTGAAGACGACGTATTCGGTGGCTTGGCCTATCAGCAGCAACCGTCTACGCTGAAAAGCTTAGATCAGCAAGATCGTGTTATCTACTGCAGCTCGCTATCAAAAACGCTCGATTCACGGTTACGTATTGGTTGGGTACTGGCAGGCAAGTATCAAGAAGCGATTGAGCAACGTTTACTGTGTGACAACATGGGTAGCCTAAATTTGATGCAATCGGCAGTAGGCGAGTTTTTAGGTTCAGGAAGATATCGCCAGCATTTAGGGATGATTCGACGAACTTATCGTCGTAATCAACGCAACTTCACTACCCTCTTTGTCGATGCTTTAAACCAGCACCCTGCATTAGTTGGTCAATTCCATTTGTCTCAGCCCGAAGGCAGCTTCTTGTGCTGGCTCACATTACCGACTAATACAGATACTTTTGCTATTTACCAACAAGCTTTAGCCATGGGGATCAGTATCTTACCCGGTAGCATGTTTGGTACCCAAGGACAGTACAACCACTGTATTCGACTAAGCTTCGCGACATTCGAACAAAATGACCATTGGCAGCAAGGTATAATTCAACTCGCTGAGATAATTGCCAGCCATATCATATCTATCTGA
- a CDS encoding ECF-type riboflavin transporter substrate-binding protein → MTLSAKTVVLIAIGAALYGIGGLPMFGIPVFANTTLKPAMAVLALFGVLFGPLVGFLVGFIGHWVTDLFAGWGVWLTWVLGSGIVGLLIGLYPKITKDRLDKGKFNKLDFTLFVFLAFLGNVVGYGCSAYLDSVLYAEPFVKVMAQLSIIAAGNTLLIAIVGHFILTAVAKRKQQSYNLKEAD, encoded by the coding sequence ATGACGCTTTCTGCTAAGACAGTGGTGCTTATCGCCATTGGTGCTGCCCTTTATGGCATTGGCGGACTCCCTATGTTTGGTATCCCAGTTTTTGCCAACACCACGTTGAAACCAGCTATGGCTGTGCTTGCTTTATTCGGGGTTCTTTTTGGTCCGCTAGTAGGTTTTCTTGTTGGATTCATCGGTCACTGGGTAACCGACCTATTTGCGGGTTGGGGTGTATGGCTAACTTGGGTTTTGGGTTCAGGTATTGTTGGCTTACTTATCGGCCTATATCCAAAAATCACCAAAGACCGTTTAGATAAAGGTAAATTCAATAAACTGGATTTTACCCTTTTTGTCTTCCTCGCATTCTTAGGTAACGTCGTTGGTTATGGCTGCTCGGCTTATCTCGATTCTGTTCTCTATGCTGAACCTTTCGTTAAGGTAATGGCACAGCTTTCTATTATTGCCGCAGGTAACACTTTACTGATTGCCATTGTTGGCCACTTTATTCTTACTGCTGTCGCTAAACGTAAGCAGCAAAGCTACAACCTTAAAGAGGCTGATTAA
- the uvrC gene encoding excinuclease ABC subunit UvrC codes for MTVTHQPGVYRMYDATGEVIYVGKAKDLKKRLSSYFRANVAGEKTRALVKNINKVDVTVTHTETEALILEHNYIKLYLPKYNVLLRDDKSYPYIFLSHHKHPRLSIHRGTKKRKGEYFGPYPNPGAVRESLHLMQKLFPVRQCEDSVYANRSRPCLMYQIGRCLGPCVKGLVSNEEYNDQLGYVRLFLQGKDRQVISSLVDKMEQASVALEFEKAATYRDQIQALRRVQEQQFVSHDNEDDIDVIGIAHERGMACIHALYIRQGKILGSRSYFPKVPSDADLPEVLSSFLTQFYLNQAEGRVIPTVIVLGESLGDEQTVISDALSQVAGRKITLKTNPRGSRGQYLKLAQTNANTALISKLNHKMTIQQRFSALSEALKLDVINRMECFDISHTMGEKTVASCVVFNKDGPLKPEYRRFNITGITGGDDYAAMAQALERRYGKQMDPDKIPDIIFIDGGRGQLSRAYDVVSTYMQDWPKRSLLVGVAKGTTRKPGLETLLLVTGEEFSMPSDSPALHLIQHIRDESHNHAISGHRAQRAKVRNRSALEDVEGIGPKRRQALLKYMGGLQELKRASKEDIAKVPGISNSLAEKIFDALQHS; via the coding sequence ATGACAGTCACTCACCAGCCTGGCGTGTACCGGATGTACGATGCCACTGGTGAGGTGATCTATGTCGGTAAAGCTAAAGACCTCAAAAAACGCCTTTCGAGTTATTTTCGCGCTAATGTTGCAGGCGAAAAAACGCGGGCGCTTGTCAAAAACATCAATAAAGTTGATGTCACTGTTACGCATACAGAAACTGAAGCTCTGATCCTCGAACACAACTACATTAAATTGTATTTACCTAAATACAACGTATTGCTGCGCGATGATAAATCCTATCCTTATATCTTTTTAAGCCACCATAAGCACCCTCGCTTAAGTATTCATCGTGGTACAAAAAAGCGTAAAGGGGAGTATTTTGGGCCATATCCGAACCCAGGTGCTGTGCGAGAAAGCCTGCATTTGATGCAAAAGCTATTTCCTGTGCGCCAATGTGAAGATTCAGTTTATGCGAATCGTAGCCGTCCTTGCTTGATGTATCAGATTGGTCGTTGTTTAGGTCCTTGTGTTAAAGGCCTAGTTAGCAACGAAGAATATAACGATCAACTAGGCTATGTGCGTTTATTTTTGCAAGGCAAAGATCGCCAAGTCATTAGTTCGCTAGTCGATAAAATGGAACAAGCGAGCGTAGCGCTGGAGTTTGAAAAGGCCGCAACCTATCGCGATCAAATTCAAGCATTGCGTCGTGTGCAAGAGCAGCAATTTGTCAGCCATGACAACGAAGATGACATTGACGTTATTGGTATTGCACATGAACGCGGCATGGCATGTATTCATGCACTGTATATTCGCCAAGGCAAAATCCTTGGTAGCCGCAGCTATTTCCCTAAAGTGCCATCTGACGCGGATTTACCTGAAGTCTTATCCAGCTTCTTGACTCAGTTTTATCTTAATCAAGCGGAAGGTCGAGTGATCCCAACTGTGATTGTGTTAGGGGAGTCGCTAGGGGACGAGCAAACCGTTATTTCAGATGCGTTAAGCCAAGTCGCTGGGCGGAAAATCACCCTGAAAACCAACCCGCGTGGTAGTCGTGGTCAGTATCTAAAATTAGCGCAAACGAATGCCAATACAGCATTAATTAGTAAGTTGAATCATAAAATGACGATTCAACAGCGTTTTTCTGCCCTGTCAGAAGCCCTCAAATTAGACGTAATCAATCGAATGGAATGTTTTGATATCAGCCATACTATGGGTGAAAAAACCGTTGCCTCGTGCGTTGTGTTTAATAAAGATGGTCCGTTAAAGCCTGAGTATCGCCGTTTTAACATTACAGGCATTACCGGTGGGGATGATTACGCAGCCATGGCACAAGCGTTAGAGCGCCGTTATGGTAAACAAATGGATCCTGATAAGATCCCAGATATTATTTTTATTGATGGGGGTAGAGGTCAGCTTTCAAGAGCGTATGATGTAGTGAGTACATATATGCAAGATTGGCCAAAGCGTTCATTACTTGTTGGTGTGGCGAAAGGCACAACACGTAAACCCGGGCTGGAAACCCTACTTTTAGTAACGGGTGAAGAATTTTCAATGCCAAGTGATTCACCAGCATTGCATCTTATTCAGCACATACGTGATGAAAGCCATAATCACGCTATTAGTGGGCACCGCGCACAACGTGCCAAGGTACGTAACCGCAGTGCATTAGAAGATGTTGAAGGGATTGGCCCTAAACGTCGACAAGCATTACTTAAATACATGGGTGGACTTCAAGAACTAAAACGAGCCAGTAAAGAAGACATCGCCAAGGTTCCAGGGATCAGTAACTCTTTGGCAGAAAAGATATTTGACGCATTGCAACATAGCTAG
- a CDS encoding S-(hydroxymethyl)glutathione dehydrogenase/class III alcohol dehydrogenase, producing MTDKFIKSKAAIAWGPNQPLSVEEVDVMLPRAGEVLVRIIATGVCHTDAFTMSGDDPEGIFPAILGHEGGGIVEMIGEGVTSVEVGDHVIPLYTPECGECKYCLSGKTNLCQKIRETQGQGLMPDGTTRFYKDGQPIFHYMGCSTFSEYTVLPEISLAKVNKEAPLEEVCLLGCGVTTGMGAVLNTAKVQEGDTVAVFGLGGIGLSAIIGAQMAKAGRIIAIDINESKFELARQLGATDCINPTNYDKPIQDVIVELTDGGVDYSFECIGNVNVMRSALECCHKGWGESVVIGVAGAGQEISTRPFQLVTGRVWRGSAFGGVKGRSELPEIVERYMAGEFKLNDFITHTMGLEDINESFELMHKGESIRTVIHFDK from the coding sequence ATGACCGATAAATTTATCAAATCTAAAGCTGCCATTGCATGGGGTCCAAACCAACCACTATCTGTAGAAGAAGTGGATGTGATGCTGCCACGTGCAGGTGAAGTACTTGTTCGTATTATCGCAACAGGCGTTTGCCACACAGATGCATTCACCATGTCTGGTGATGATCCTGAAGGCATCTTCCCTGCAATCTTAGGCCATGAAGGTGGCGGTATTGTTGAGATGATCGGCGAAGGCGTCACCAGTGTTGAAGTCGGCGATCATGTTATCCCGCTTTACACCCCTGAATGCGGTGAGTGCAAATACTGCCTATCTGGCAAAACAAACTTATGTCAGAAAATTCGTGAAACCCAAGGCCAAGGCCTAATGCCAGACGGAACGACTCGTTTCTATAAAGATGGCCAGCCAATTTTCCATTACATGGGCTGTTCTACTTTCTCTGAATACACGGTATTACCAGAAATTTCACTAGCAAAAGTAAACAAAGAAGCACCACTAGAAGAAGTCTGCCTACTTGGCTGTGGTGTCACAACGGGTATGGGTGCAGTACTTAATACTGCAAAAGTACAAGAAGGCGACACTGTTGCTGTCTTCGGTCTAGGTGGTATTGGCCTCTCTGCCATCATTGGTGCTCAAATGGCGAAAGCGGGTCGTATTATTGCGATCGATATTAATGAAAGTAAGTTCGAACTTGCTCGTCAACTTGGTGCAACTGATTGTATTAACCCAACTAACTACGATAAACCAATTCAAGACGTCATCGTTGAGCTGACTGACGGCGGTGTTGATTACTCGTTCGAGTGTATCGGTAACGTGAACGTAATGCGCTCTGCACTTGAGTGTTGCCACAAAGGCTGGGGCGAATCAGTTGTGATTGGTGTTGCTGGTGCAGGCCAAGAAATCTCGACTCGTCCATTCCAGCTTGTGACGGGTCGTGTATGGCGTGGTTCTGCTTTCGGTGGTGTTAAAGGCCGTTCTGAGCTACCAGAAATTGTTGAACGCTACATGGCGGGTGAATTCAAATTAAACGACTTCATCACCCATACTATGGGACTAGAAGATATCAACGAGTCGTTTGAGCTAATGCACAAAGGCGAAAGCATTCGTACTGTTATTCACTTCGATAAGTAA
- a CDS encoding energy-coupling factor transporter transmembrane component T family protein has translation MKTNKIKFGISYVNTGSMLHSLNGITKFLLFMGWVTMVLITFDIRVILGLIGLGLWLLKLSRVPFQVYKPLLVGTTVVLMMNALFMFLIAPQQGMEYMGTQTVLLALPGSYSITAETLFYLATVTLKYFSMFPIALVFVFTTHPTEFSASLNKLGVPYRIAYAVSLTLRYLPEVTKDFINIMHAQQARGVDISKGVPVFKRIRNVAKILGPLIFSSLDRADVIANAMTLRGFGRNTKRSWYSLKPLQTRDYAVLATVALVLAIGLMNRYQSESLFWYPFS, from the coding sequence ATGAAAACCAATAAAATTAAATTTGGCATTAGCTACGTTAATACGGGTTCAATGCTGCACAGCTTAAACGGTATTACTAAGTTCCTGCTCTTTATGGGCTGGGTAACCATGGTGCTGATTACTTTTGATATCCGCGTCATCCTTGGCTTAATCGGTTTAGGTTTGTGGCTATTAAAGCTGTCTCGTGTTCCATTTCAGGTTTACAAACCCTTACTTGTGGGCACCACTGTCGTTTTAATGATGAACGCCCTCTTTATGTTCCTGATTGCCCCGCAACAAGGCATGGAATATATGGGTACTCAAACTGTTTTACTCGCCCTACCCGGCAGCTACAGTATTACGGCAGAAACCTTGTTTTATTTAGCAACAGTAACACTGAAATATTTCAGCATGTTCCCGATTGCCTTGGTGTTTGTCTTCACCACGCACCCGACCGAATTTTCAGCAAGCCTGAACAAACTTGGCGTACCATACCGTATTGCTTATGCTGTGAGCTTAACCCTGCGTTATTTACCTGAAGTGACCAAAGACTTCATTAATATCATGCATGCACAGCAGGCCCGTGGTGTGGATATATCTAAAGGCGTACCAGTATTTAAGCGTATTCGCAATGTTGCTAAAATCTTAGGACCATTGATATTTTCAAGCCTAGATCGCGCGGATGTGATTGCTAACGCCATGACACTACGTGGTTTTGGTCGCAACACCAAACGTTCTTGGTATAGCCTAAAACCGTTGCAAACGAGAGACTACGCAGTATTAGCGACAGTTGCCCTTGTATTGGCTATTGGCTTAATGAATCGCTACCAATCTGAAAGCTTATTCTGGTACCCGTTCTCGTAA
- a CDS encoding DMT family transporter, protein MRLTQIAPYLFVVLWSSGFIGARFGLPYAEPATFLMLRMMANVLVFGVLVVALKAHLPKGKMRWHSFAVGVLIHGFYLGGTYKAISLGMPAGLCALLVGIQPILTAVIMVVMSNEKLRSSQWFGLMVGFVGISLVLQGNMEWQQEGAKAMAFGFTMLALLGITLGTLYQKRFCQGVDLIGGTFYQYIATGLLLAVVATSTETMVVEWNSQFILTLVWLVLVLSLVAILLLLYMVKHGESSKVASVFYLVPPMTALQAWLAFGEQFDVFGAVGFALAALAVYLMIRPAKKQPMIIEQRA, encoded by the coding sequence ATGAGATTGACACAAATCGCCCCATATCTATTTGTGGTGTTATGGAGTTCGGGGTTTATTGGCGCGCGCTTTGGCTTACCTTATGCGGAACCTGCGACTTTTTTGATGCTACGTATGATGGCCAATGTACTGGTGTTCGGTGTACTTGTAGTGGCGTTGAAAGCCCATTTACCAAAAGGGAAAATGCGTTGGCATTCGTTTGCTGTTGGTGTGTTGATCCATGGCTTTTATCTGGGGGGAACCTACAAGGCTATTTCGCTAGGTATGCCAGCAGGACTATGCGCACTGTTAGTGGGTATTCAGCCAATCTTAACGGCTGTCATTATGGTGGTCATGAGTAATGAAAAACTGCGATCTTCACAGTGGTTTGGATTAATGGTGGGGTTTGTTGGTATCAGTTTAGTATTGCAAGGCAATATGGAATGGCAGCAAGAAGGCGCTAAAGCAATGGCGTTTGGTTTTACCATGCTGGCTTTATTGGGGATCACGTTAGGGACCTTATATCAAAAACGTTTTTGTCAGGGTGTTGATTTAATTGGCGGGACTTTCTACCAATATATCGCGACAGGCTTGTTGCTGGCGGTGGTGGCAACATCCACGGAAACCATGGTGGTTGAGTGGAACTCGCAGTTTATTCTGACCTTGGTATGGCTGGTATTAGTGCTTTCGCTGGTGGCTATATTATTACTGCTCTACATGGTGAAACACGGCGAATCATCGAAAGTTGCCTCGGTATTTTATTTAGTGCCGCCAATGACAGCACTTCAAGCATGGTTAGCGTTTGGCGAACAGTTTGATGTGTTTGGTGCCGTCGGTTTTGCACTCGCCGCACTGGCGGTGTACTTGATGATAAGGCCAGCTAAAAAGCAGCCAATGATTATTGAACAGCGAGCGTAA
- the pgsA gene encoding CDP-diacylglycerol--glycerol-3-phosphate 3-phosphatidyltransferase yields MRLTIPNILSFIRLFLIPVFVITFYLPYEWSPFATAFVFWIAGVTDWFDGYLARKLNQTTRFGAFIDPVADKLMVATALVLVVEDYHSLWITIPAVTMIGREIIISALREWMAELGKRSNVAVSWVGKVKTATQMFALFILLWHPTEWAVWIGYVSLYIALVLTYWSMYLYLKAAKDDLLHADNM; encoded by the coding sequence ATGCGTTTAACAATTCCGAATATTTTGAGCTTCATCCGCTTGTTTCTTATCCCCGTCTTCGTTATTACATTCTATCTGCCTTATGAATGGTCGCCTTTTGCGACGGCATTTGTGTTCTGGATAGCGGGTGTGACTGATTGGTTTGATGGTTATCTAGCTCGTAAACTCAATCAAACAACACGTTTTGGTGCCTTTATTGATCCTGTTGCCGATAAGTTGATGGTAGCGACAGCGTTAGTACTGGTTGTTGAAGACTATCATAGCCTATGGATCACCATTCCAGCGGTAACAATGATTGGGCGTGAAATTATAATTTCCGCCTTACGTGAATGGATGGCAGAACTCGGTAAACGTTCTAACGTTGCCGTGTCTTGGGTTGGTAAAGTGAAGACAGCAACGCAAATGTTTGCACTCTTCATATTGCTTTGGCATCCGACTGAGTGGGCGGTGTGGATTGGTTATGTATCACTCTATATTGCGTTGGTTTTAACCTACTGGTCGATGTACCTGTACTTAAAAGCAGCAAAAGATGATTTACTTCATGCCGACAATATGTAA
- the uvrY gene encoding UvrY/SirA/GacA family response regulator transcription factor — protein sequence MINVFLVDDHELVRTGIRRLLEDVRGIKVVGEADSGEDAVKWCRSEHADIILMDMNMPGIGGLEATRKILRFNPDVKIIVLTIHTENPFPTKVMQAGGSGYLTKGAGPDEMINAIRMVHSGQRYISPEIAQQMALSQFASDAENPFKDLSERELQIMMMITKGQKVTDISEQLSLSPKTVNSYRYRLFNKLDISGDVELTHLAIRHGMLDTETL from the coding sequence TTGATTAATGTATTCCTTGTAGATGATCACGAACTGGTTCGCACAGGGATCCGACGTCTTCTTGAAGATGTCCGTGGTATTAAAGTGGTAGGGGAAGCCGACAGTGGTGAGGATGCCGTAAAATGGTGCCGTAGTGAACATGCGGATATCATTCTTATGGATATGAATATGCCAGGTATCGGTGGTCTTGAAGCTACCCGTAAGATTCTTCGCTTCAACCCTGATGTAAAGATTATCGTATTAACTATTCATACGGAAAACCCATTTCCGACTAAGGTTATGCAAGCTGGTGGGTCAGGTTACCTGACTAAAGGCGCAGGCCCTGACGAAATGATCAATGCTATCCGTATGGTGCATAGTGGACAGCGCTATATTTCACCTGAAATTGCGCAGCAAATGGCACTTAGCCAATTTGCTTCAGATGCTGAAAACCCGTTTAAAGATCTTTCTGAGCGTGAGTTACAGATCATGATGATGATCACTAAAGGCCAGAAAGTTACCGACATTTCAGAGCAACTGAGCCTAAGTCCTAAAACGGTTAATAGCTACCGCTACCGTTTGTTCAACAAGCTTGATATAAGTGGTGATGTGGAGTTAACCCACCTTGCAATTCGCCACGGGATGCTAGACACAGAGACTTTGTAG